In the Bacillus sp. HSf4 genome, TCTGGAAGCGATGAGCACTCGCGGGTCGAGCTGATAGTAGAAGAGCATGAAGCCCAAAACGGCAATAAAGACTGTAAAGCTGACCCCCAATGACAAACGGACGGCGCGCCACTGAATATTTGCAAGCCTGTTCGTTTTCATATAAACCGCACATCCACATCACCGATCAACAGAGAGATCGAGATTTTGACCCGTCTTGCCGATTGTTCGTAATGCTCCGACTCGGTGTAGATTTGGTTGCCCATGCCGCTTTGCCTTTCCCCGATAATATCAACATCGCCGATTAACACCGAAGAGCTGATCGACACATCGAGGTCGGACGGAATGTAAATGTCGACATCCCCCATCAGCCCGGTGATCACGATCGTATGATCCTCATCTGAAATGATCGCTTTCGACAAATCGATTTTCACATCTCCGATGAAACCCGATATGTTCAAATCATTTAAATCAAAAGGCGTTTTCATCAATTTCACATCACCGAAAAAAAAGCTGCGCTGGCCTGCGTTCTTTTTTTTCCGATACCGTTCCGGGTCCGTTTCGCGCGCTTGGCGGTCTTTCGGTTTACTGCGGTCAAAAACAGGCTGATTTGTGACCAGCCTGTATCCCGCATAGATTAAAAAGGCGGCAAAAAAGAAGCCGAACAGGCTGAATGTAATGCTGAAAATATCCTTTAACAGCAGGAAGCCTGCAAAAATATACATCACGGACCCGAGCCAGCGGCGCGAATATTTATGAAGAAAATACCCGGCAAACAGAAAAGCGAGCGGCCAGAATAAAACGTCTCCAAGCCCGCTGTTTTGCAAAAATATGCTGATTCCGAACAAGACGATGATAAGTCCGATCAATTGGTTTTTTGTAAGACGCATGCCGACCCGGGCCCCCTTTCTTTTGCTTGGTTATTCAATGGATACATTCCCGCTTGTCAGCGAGATATCAATTTTATTTTTGCCATTTCCGTTTTTTCCAGTCAGGGTCCGTTTATCGCTGCTGATCTGATCAAAGGAAAAAGAATGGCTGATGCTGCCGCTTGTCGATGTTGCTTCAAGGCTGATGTCCGCATCGTCGGGTAGGTCGAGTTTGGCGTTTCCCGATGTCTGTTTGATGCTCAAAGGGGCATCAACAGCAGAAAAAGAAGCTCGCAAGTCACCTGACGTCTGCTTGATGTTCAATCTGCCTGTCACATTTTCAAGCTCTGTGTTTCCGGATGTTGAGCGAATATCCCCCTCCGCTGTCCGAACATCTTTCAAACGAATATTTCCCGATGTCCCTTGGACTTCCAGCTCTTCTGCCTGGAGCTGATCCACTTTCTGGGTACCGCTTCCTGAGCTTAATGTGACCTTATTTAAGGCTAAACGTCCGCCTGATATTTTCACATTGCCGCTTCCTGATATAACGGACAGATCATCTTTGTATTCATAAGGAACTTTGACAACAAGTTCATTCTTTTGAAAAAAGAAATATTGAAAAGGCTTCGGGTGAACGGTGAGCTGAAGGGTATTTCCCTTTTCCGCTGACTCGAGGCGCGCATTGCCTGTCAGCTCGGCGGTTATATCATCGCGCTGTTCGGCTTTGATGTTGACCGTGATGCTTTTGGCGTTGATATCGATCGCACTGATTCCCTTCAGCGAAGCCGCGGCTGTATGGTCTGCCTTTTGATTGAAACCGCCGAATGAAAAACCGCCTGCGCCATTATAGATGAAGCAGGCAAAGATCAGAATGCCGGCGAGAATCATCAGCTTCCCTATCGTTTTCTTCATATGCTTAATCCTTTCGGCAAGTAAGTGTATGCTCCTTATTATAAGGAACATTTTGTTTGAAAGAAATCAAAAATTGAAGGAAGGGGCCTTTAAAGCCCCCTGATTATTCATTGCCGGCTGCTGTTTTCTTTTCCAATCCGGCTTTTTTCGCCCGCATGTTTTCAAGCTCTTGTTCAACCTCTTTCGCATATTCAAGGCGGCTGTACGGAGATCCCGCGGAAAGCTCGGCATAGCTGTTGACTTTCGTTTCCATTTCTTCAATACGGTTTTCCATTCTCATAAATTCACGGTACGCGCTTTCGCTATCGATTTTATTGAAGGAAGCATTCATATGCTCTTTTGCTTTGACAGCGTTTGCCCGGGCGATTAATGCATGTTTTCTGTCCTTAATGTCGCGCAGTTTGACTTCGAGCGTTTTCAGCTGTTCTTTTAATTCAGCAAGCTGTTTTTTCGCATGCTGATGAGCCTCTTGATATTCAGCGGTTTTGGCTTCAAAATACTTCATTTCGGAAAGCGCTTTTTTGGCAAGCTCTTCTTCACCTGCATCAAAAGCAAGCTGGGCCTGGTTTTTGCGTTTAACGGTCAGTTTTTCAGCCTCTTCATACTTCCCTTTGAAACTTTGCTCAATCGTCTGCTGCTTGACAATCGTATGTTTTGCCTTCGCGATGTCGCTTTCCATATCGCGTACGTATTGATTCAGCATCACCCGCGGGTTTTCCATTTTATCCAATCCTTCATTTACTGTTGCGACAAACATATCTCTGATTCTTTTGAACGCCATGATTTCGTCCTCCCTAAAGTTTATTTATTCTTTTTCAAAAAGTCTTCCCATTCCGCATCAAAGCTTGTATCATAGGATGCTGCAGAAGGCTCTGTATTCTCTCCATAATAGATGCTTTCTTCTTGCTTTCCACTCTGCTTCATCATGTTCCAGCCGAAATAAACCATGGCTGCGGCCAGTGCGATGCCGATCAGAAATGGAAGAGACCCTCCCAAAAACATGATGCCGATGATGGCCAAGATGACAGCGGCAAATCGTCGGTCTTCTTTCCACTTTTTCAAGCCGAGATAAATCAGCAAAACACCGATTACTCCTGTGATCAGCCCCCCGATATGGCCTCC is a window encoding:
- the liaF gene encoding cell wall-active antibiotics response protein LiaF yields the protein MRLTKNQLIGLIIVLFGISIFLQNSGLGDVLFWPLAFLFAGYFLHKYSRRWLGSVMYIFAGFLLLKDIFSITFSLFGFFFAAFLIYAGYRLVTNQPVFDRSKPKDRQARETDPERYRKKKNAGQRSFFFGDVKLMKTPFDLNDLNISGFIGDVKIDLSKAIISDEDHTIVITGLMGDVDIYIPSDLDVSISSSVLIGDVDIIGERQSGMGNQIYTESEHYEQSARRVKISISLLIGDVDVRFI
- a CDS encoding DUF4097 domain-containing protein produces the protein MKKTIGKLMILAGILIFACFIYNGAGGFSFGGFNQKADHTAAASLKGISAIDINAKSITVNIKAEQRDDITAELTGNARLESAEKGNTLQLTVHPKPFQYFFFQKNELVVKVPYEYKDDLSVISGSGNVKISGGRLALNKVTLSSGSGTQKVDQLQAEELEVQGTSGNIRLKDVRTAEGDIRSTSGNTELENVTGRLNIKQTSGDLRASFSAVDAPLSIKQTSGNAKLDLPDDADISLEATSTSGSISHSFSFDQISSDKRTLTGKNGNGKNKIDISLTSGNVSIE
- a CDS encoding PspA/IM30 family protein, encoding MAFKRIRDMFVATVNEGLDKMENPRVMLNQYVRDMESDIAKAKHTIVKQQTIEQSFKGKYEEAEKLTVKRKNQAQLAFDAGEEELAKKALSEMKYFEAKTAEYQEAHQHAKKQLAELKEQLKTLEVKLRDIKDRKHALIARANAVKAKEHMNASFNKIDSESAYREFMRMENRIEEMETKVNSYAELSAGSPYSRLEYAKEVEQELENMRAKKAGLEKKTAAGNE
- a CDS encoding MnhB domain-containing protein; translation: MNINGKSIIGFFLILFGISLFFGGGHIGGLITGVIGVLLIYLGLKKWKEDRRFAAVILAIIGIMFLGGSLPFLIGIALAAAMVYFGWNMMKQSGKQEESIYYGENTEPSAASYDTSFDAEWEDFLKKNK